The following are encoded together in the Blautia obeum ATCC 29174 genome:
- a CDS encoding tyrosine-type recombinase/integrase — MKNKSAKISTDQLFFSHTWNFLNVYLVKQVGRSQATAESYRDSLTIFKNYLVGELGKSISTFQFSDCTKECIYNFREYLLANGSQPSTVNVRVAAIRAYLNYASDMDISVQSVALAISQISPCKTIKKEKPILSDDALAAILSAPPNTKFGVRDRAILILLYDTAVRISELLNIRLCDIAMESKYPNIFITGKGNKERTIQLTAKAVEHLREYIRVYHSNSSKEAYLFSTTIKGVTDRMSVGNVQRIIKKYAALVSEKGVSLPDSVHCHMFRRTRATNLYQDGIAIELVSTVLGHARTDTTKSYYAKPSVEQLRDAMESVPTPVSDEAPMWEGNEDEMARLCGLR; from the coding sequence ATGAAGAATAAATCAGCAAAGATATCGACTGACCAGCTGTTCTTTTCTCACACATGGAACTTTCTAAATGTTTATTTGGTAAAGCAGGTCGGACGCAGTCAGGCTACAGCAGAATCCTACAGAGATTCCCTTACAATATTTAAAAACTACCTTGTAGGTGAATTAGGTAAATCCATAAGCACCTTTCAGTTTTCTGATTGTACCAAAGAATGTATTTATAATTTCAGAGAATATCTGCTTGCAAATGGCAGCCAGCCATCAACTGTAAATGTAAGAGTCGCGGCTATCCGTGCCTATCTGAACTATGCCTCGGATATGGACATATCAGTCCAGTCAGTTGCCCTGGCGATCAGTCAGATCTCACCATGCAAAACCATTAAAAAGGAAAAACCTATTTTGTCCGATGATGCACTTGCTGCAATACTGTCTGCACCGCCGAATACGAAATTCGGTGTACGAGACCGTGCTATTTTGATTCTTCTCTACGATACAGCTGTAAGAATCAGTGAGCTGCTTAATATTCGCCTATGTGATATCGCAATGGAATCAAAATATCCAAATATTTTCATAACCGGCAAAGGTAATAAAGAAAGAACCATACAATTAACAGCTAAAGCAGTCGAACACCTTAGGGAATATATACGTGTATATCACAGTAATTCTTCCAAAGAAGCATACTTATTTTCCACAACAATAAAAGGTGTAACAGACAGGATGTCCGTTGGAAATGTCCAGCGGATTATAAAAAAATATGCAGCTCTGGTCAGTGAAAAAGGGGTTAGTCTTCCGGATTCGGTTCACTGTCACATGTTCCGCCGAACCAGAGCCACAAATCTTTATCAGGATGGAATCGCCATTGAGCTGGTTTCTACAGTGTTAGGACATGCCAGAACTGATACAACCAAAAGCTACTATGCAAAGCCATCTGTTGAACAGCTTAGAGACGCAATGGAATCTGTTCCAACACCTGTATCTGATGAAGCACCAATGTGGGAGGGTAACGAAGATGAAATGGCAAGACTTTGTGGATTGCGCTAA
- a CDS encoding tyrosine-type recombinase/integrase — MTYIFESGLAHHIEGLIQQKRADGYAYNSEEKLLKRFDTFCVQNYPELTTVTYEMAAKWSEARPGEGDAYHNRRMSMVKVLSEYILSLGQEAYIPNFFCKAYRPVLYIPSKEEVKELLQKMDIRTSHNSEQFRLDRECKILFLLYFCCGLRLSEGRLLKWEHIDLDKGILTVLGSKGNKDRLVYLPQDSLPVLKNYKERQEMLFPGIDWAFPGKDPHKPVSCSGVESSFNRHWAMLPVARTVDKHPTPHCLRHAFVVERFNEWMHQGIDTNTMLPYLSRYLGHKSPDETYYYYHLVEKAFDTIREKDSVSGKVIPEVIPYEE; from the coding sequence ATGACATACATTTTTGAGAGCGGTCTGGCACATCATATCGAAGGACTTATACAGCAAAAACGAGCTGATGGATATGCCTATAATTCCGAAGAAAAGCTATTAAAACGCTTTGATACCTTTTGCGTACAGAATTATCCGGAACTGACAACAGTCACCTATGAAATGGCAGCCAAATGGTCAGAAGCCAGACCGGGCGAAGGAGATGCCTATCATAATCGCCGTATGTCGATGGTGAAGGTGCTGAGTGAATATATCCTTTCCCTTGGTCAGGAAGCATACATTCCTAATTTTTTCTGCAAGGCTTACCGTCCGGTTCTTTACATTCCATCAAAAGAGGAAGTTAAGGAACTGCTACAGAAAATGGATATCCGCACGTCTCATAATTCAGAGCAATTTAGACTCGATAGAGAATGCAAGATTCTTTTTCTCCTATATTTTTGCTGCGGTCTGCGTCTGTCAGAAGGGCGATTGCTAAAATGGGAGCACATAGACCTGGATAAAGGAATCCTTACTGTCCTTGGCTCAAAGGGTAACAAAGATCGCCTTGTATATCTTCCGCAGGATAGCCTTCCGGTACTTAAAAACTATAAAGAACGTCAGGAAATGCTTTTCCCCGGAATTGACTGGGCTTTTCCGGGAAAAGATCCACATAAGCCTGTTTCGTGCTCTGGAGTAGAATCGAGTTTTAACCGCCATTGGGCCATGCTTCCGGTTGCCAGGACAGTTGATAAACATCCGACACCCCACTGTTTACGCCATGCTTTTGTAGTAGAGAGATTTAATGAGTGGATGCATCAGGGAATTGATACAAACACTATGCTCCCATATTTAAGCAGATACCTTGGACACAAAAGTCCTGATGAAACGTATTATTACTATCATCTTGTAGAAAAGGCATTTGATACTATCCGAGAGAAAGATTCAGTGTCTGGAAAGGTCATTCCGGAGGTGATTCCCTATGAAGAATAA
- a CDS encoding tyrosine-type recombinase/integrase gives MQINYLDAISSVLNMMKQPDSACKNIDMHRTCYTTLFKYLMDKGIPFSMDAALDWLEIKKREISYETCSQYRNALFRLEHYLLFGDIKSSFCRSEDSFFCRSGISESFFRLTYELEEYYATTQNPCYYHTYSVAIKEFFRLATSLGVTEPEAITIDTLIEYWNTYCKSCKSLARRQNAVCAMTALMKYLHRRGDVPECYQRVLFGENVEILLEMRLSKIGTAFHPSIPLALKADEYLDALDDWKYMESSKAVYRNDFTWYFMFLELNHLEHSAETVTSWIDILPDCPNQIKASSSGSARRSHTIRMFEKYLQGIMESNIIAEPMRASDHLPSWSKSILDGFIESRRRDGMTDKTLTMCRAAGCSFFKYLEDNGIDNPVSITPDVVKAFHNHDVHSTPESKNAYGTKLRQLLRYMADQDLISPTLSFAVSASCAPHRSIVDVLSDAMVENIYEYREKASTPMELRDTAMVMLGLRMGIRGADILKLQVNDFDWKNKTVSFIQQKTSKAITLPVPTDVGNSVYKYIMNGRPESAVTGNGYIFISHQAPYIPLKVTTACRGALKRILAEYGFELSTGQGFHMTRKTFATRMLRADNKLDDISNALGHARQETAEVYLERDEDKMRLCPLEFGGVLS, from the coding sequence ATGCAAATAAACTATTTAGATGCTATTTCATCAGTTCTCAATATGATGAAACAGCCAGACAGTGCATGTAAAAATATAGACATGCACAGAACCTGTTATACTACACTCTTCAAGTACCTGATGGATAAGGGCATTCCTTTTTCAATGGATGCCGCACTGGACTGGCTTGAGATTAAAAAACGGGAAATTTCCTATGAGACGTGTTCTCAATATAGAAATGCCCTGTTCCGCCTCGAGCATTACCTGCTCTTTGGAGATATCAAAAGTTCTTTCTGCCGCTCAGAAGACAGTTTTTTCTGCCGGAGCGGAATATCGGAATCCTTTTTTCGCCTGACATATGAGCTGGAAGAATACTATGCGACCACACAGAATCCCTGCTATTACCATACGTATTCTGTTGCCATCAAGGAGTTCTTCAGGCTTGCTACTTCCCTGGGAGTTACAGAGCCGGAAGCAATAACCATAGATACTCTTATCGAATACTGGAATACTTACTGCAAATCCTGTAAATCTCTTGCCAGACGTCAGAACGCCGTATGTGCCATGACAGCACTTATGAAATATCTTCACCGCAGAGGTGATGTGCCAGAGTGTTACCAGCGGGTTCTTTTTGGTGAGAACGTTGAAATACTGCTTGAGATGAGACTTTCTAAAATAGGTACCGCATTTCATCCGAGTATACCTCTCGCTCTTAAAGCTGATGAATATCTTGACGCTTTGGACGATTGGAAATACATGGAATCATCAAAAGCTGTTTATCGCAATGATTTCACATGGTATTTCATGTTCCTGGAACTTAACCATCTGGAACACTCGGCAGAAACTGTGACATCATGGATAGATATACTCCCGGATTGCCCGAATCAGATCAAAGCCAGCAGTTCCGGATCAGCTCGTCGTTCACACACTATCAGAATGTTTGAAAAGTATCTCCAGGGCATAATGGAATCCAATATAATCGCTGAGCCGATGCGTGCATCTGATCATCTTCCATCATGGAGCAAAAGCATCCTTGATGGTTTCATAGAAAGCCGCAGGCGGGATGGAATGACCGATAAGACACTTACCATGTGTAGGGCAGCCGGATGCAGTTTCTTCAAATATCTTGAAGATAATGGAATAGATAATCCAGTCTCCATAACACCCGATGTGGTTAAAGCATTTCATAACCATGATGTCCACTCGACCCCGGAAAGTAAAAATGCATATGGAACCAAGCTTCGTCAGCTTCTACGGTACATGGCTGACCAGGATCTGATTTCACCAACACTTTCTTTTGCAGTATCTGCAAGCTGTGCGCCTCATCGCAGCATAGTTGATGTTCTGAGCGATGCTATGGTCGAGAATATATATGAATATCGTGAGAAAGCTTCTACTCCCATGGAGCTCAGGGACACAGCCATGGTCATGCTTGGACTTCGAATGGGTATCAGGGGAGCAGACATCCTAAAGCTTCAGGTAAATGATTTTGACTGGAAAAACAAAACTGTTTCCTTCATTCAGCAGAAAACAAGCAAAGCAATAACGCTTCCAGTCCCAACGGATGTAGGTAATTCAGTATATAAATACATCATGAATGGACGTCCGGAATCGGCTGTCACAGGCAACGGTTATATATTTATCAGCCATCAGGCACCATATATTCCGCTTAAAGTTACAACGGCGTGCCGTGGAGCTTTAAAAAGAATACTTGCTGAATATGGATTTGAATTATCTACTGGTCAGGGCTTTCATATGACACGAAAAACATTTGCCACAAGAATGCTTCGGGCAGACAACAAACTTGACGATATTTCCAATGCTCTCGGACATGCACGTCAGGAAACAGCAGAGGTATATCTTGAACGTGACGAAGATAAAATGAGGCTCTGCCCTCTGGAATTTGGAGGTGTTTTATCATGA
- a CDS encoding JAB domain-containing protein — MADKLEQVAIRMVEQPPLYSNEPMNNPDVAIRVMNEFLSQMDRELFCIVNLQADLTPINMNIVSVGSLNEALINPREIFKSAILSNAHSMMLIHNHPSGNLTPSTSDIQTTARMQELGELMGISLVDHIITGRNGNYYSFRDKGEFPDSRVRFSTRVEDIDLTKGMVTEATAPYEEVTDTKEKGDVRDIPTVQTATIPLPVQGKDMDSIMQSLESGVEELFTSNRYQEFLKTMAKFHNYSFNNTMLIAMQRPDATLVTSYKNWQSMGRQVMKGEKGITIIAPAPYKKMKEKEVLDENQRPIMGTDGKPKTEQVEVTVPHFKAVTVFDIAQTSGEPIQTLAPELLTAAVQDFDSFMQAIQKISPVPIRFDEIDGNANGYYHNADKEIVIKKGLSESQTLKTAIHETVHAKLHDKEIMESLGVEKDRLTKEVEALYPCFYNVDLLNYFP; from the coding sequence ATGGCAGATAAATTAGAACAGGTAGCAATTCGTATGGTGGAACAGCCACCACTTTATAGTAATGAACCTATGAATAATCCAGATGTAGCAATTCGTGTTATGAATGAATTTCTTTCCCAGATGGATCGGGAACTCTTTTGTATTGTTAATTTACAGGCAGATTTAACACCGATCAATATGAATATCGTATCTGTAGGATCGCTGAATGAAGCATTAATTAATCCAAGAGAAATATTTAAGAGTGCAATTCTTTCGAATGCTCATTCAATGATGCTCATTCATAATCATCCGTCCGGAAATCTGACACCATCTACATCGGATATCCAGACTACAGCAAGAATGCAGGAATTAGGGGAATTGATGGGGATTTCATTGGTTGATCACATCATTACAGGACGGAATGGGAATTACTATTCCTTTCGAGATAAAGGAGAATTTCCAGATAGCAGGGTTCGTTTTTCTACTCGTGTTGAAGATATTGATCTGACTAAAGGAATGGTGACTGAAGCCACCGCACCCTATGAAGAAGTAACAGATACAAAAGAAAAGGGTGACGTAAGAGATATTCCAACAGTGCAGACAGCAACAATTCCATTACCGGTTCAGGGAAAAGATATGGACAGCATTATGCAGTCACTGGAATCCGGTGTGGAAGAACTTTTTACAAGTAACCGCTATCAGGAATTTCTTAAAACCATGGCAAAGTTTCACAATTATTCCTTTAATAATACAATGCTGATCGCCATGCAGCGACCGGATGCCACACTTGTTACCAGCTACAAAAACTGGCAGTCCATGGGTAGACAGGTCATGAAAGGCGAAAAAGGAATTACAATCATTGCACCGGCACCATATAAGAAAATGAAGGAAAAAGAGGTTCTGGATGAAAATCAGCGACCGATCATGGGAACCGATGGAAAACCTAAGACTGAACAGGTGGAAGTTACAGTTCCGCATTTTAAAGCAGTTACCGTCTTTGATATTGCTCAGACATCCGGGGAACCAATCCAGACACTGGCACCGGAATTACTGACTGCAGCTGTACAGGATTTTGATTCTTTCATGCAGGCTATTCAGAAAATATCCCCAGTGCCGATACGATTCGATGAGATCGATGGCAATGCCAATGGATATTATCACAATGCAGATAAGGAAATCGTGATCAAAAAAGGACTCAGTGAAAGCCAGACCTTAAAGACTGCTATTCATGAAACCGTCCATGCTAAACTGCATGACAAGGAAATCATGGAAAGCCTGGGTGTAGAAAAAGACCGTCTGACAAAAGAGGTTGAAGCGTTATACCCATGTTTTTATAATGTTGATCTTTTAAATTATTTTCCATAA
- a CDS encoding DUF5688 family protein — MNFNEFVNEVKDNIKLFLPKDYENAEVSTMECQKLNRAYTGLMVRKEGEMLTPTINLNQLYEAYKAQPGVTMETVCRKIADIVIEAPIQVDLKAILNYEDVKDKLFIRVSSAEANKEVLENAPHQLKEDLAITYHVAVGKDQDGLSSMFIKNDLLEQYGISAEQLHEDAMKSSPRVMAPEVSSIGALIDEMYQKNILMLTPDEREMLQETLQESSEMPTFFVVTNTDRIDGAGVIFYPEFMDSMGELLGNDFFILPSSIHEMLVLPDDGQVDAEMLRDMVKEVNATQVAPAERLTNDVYHFDTKEHVFEKADRFTERQKEKEAQAAKTEKAGKEQPDQKPKTKKHDMEL, encoded by the coding sequence ATGAATTTTAATGAATTTGTAAATGAAGTAAAGGACAATATCAAACTCTTTTTACCAAAGGATTATGAGAATGCAGAAGTATCAACGATGGAGTGTCAGAAACTGAACCGTGCCTATACGGGATTGATGGTGAGAAAAGAAGGTGAGATGCTTACCCCGACGATCAATCTTAATCAGCTGTATGAAGCATATAAAGCACAGCCTGGCGTAACAATGGAAACTGTATGCAGAAAGATTGCAGATATAGTTATTGAGGCACCGATACAGGTTGATCTGAAAGCTATTTTAAATTATGAAGATGTGAAGGACAAGCTGTTTATCCGTGTATCATCAGCCGAAGCAAATAAGGAAGTCCTCGAAAATGCGCCACACCAGCTGAAGGAAGATCTCGCAATCACCTATCATGTGGCAGTAGGCAAGGATCAGGATGGATTAAGTTCCATGTTTATCAAGAATGATCTGCTTGAACAGTATGGAATCTCTGCAGAACAGCTTCATGAAGATGCGATGAAAAGTTCACCGCGTGTCATGGCTCCGGAGGTATCAAGTATAGGTGCATTGATAGATGAAATGTACCAGAAAAATATTCTCATGCTGACACCGGATGAACGTGAAATGCTGCAGGAAACATTGCAGGAATCAAGCGAGATGCCGACATTCTTTGTTGTTACGAATACAGACAGAATTGATGGAGCCGGTGTGATCTTTTATCCGGAATTCATGGATAGCATGGGGGAACTTCTTGGAAATGATTTCTTCATTTTGCCATCATCCATCCATGAAATGCTGGTCTTGCCAGATGACGGGCAAGTGGATGCAGAAATGTTAAGAGATATGGTAAAAGAAGTCAATGCGACTCAGGTAGCACCAGCAGAACGCCTTACCAATGATGTATATCACTTTGACACAAAGGAGCACGTCTTTGAAAAAGCCGACAGATTTACAGAACGTCAGAAAGAAAAAGAAGCGCAGGCTGCAAAAACAGAGAAAGCAGGAAAAGAACAGCCGGATCAGAAACCGAAAACAAAGAAGCACGATATGGAACTCTAA
- a CDS encoding DNA topoisomerase 3, whose protein sequence is MYLVIAEKPSVSRAIAEVIGAQEREDGYLQGTDCMVSWCFGHLAEYVSPDAYDEKFNQWRYEDLPIIPKDWKVTVSEDKKDQFYILKRLLNSPEIEYVVNACDAGREGELIFKHVYDLSGSKKPVKRLWISSLEDSAILDGMQHLRSAEEYRHLAEAAVCRSQADWLVGMNATRAYTTKYFKKLTVGRVQTPTLAMLVERAGQISNFQKEKYFNVELDCDGIPAVKPKIFDPDEAEQLRSRCQGSEAIVTAVKETEKKVKAPKLYDLTTLQREANRIYGMTAKQTLDTAQSLYEKKLITYPRTDSQYLTEDMEQTARNVVRQIYEKYQLTGPFDQPEQPDVKKVMNNSKVTDHHAIIPTMELASCHLDELKSWEEKILFLIAVHTVMAMSKDHIYQETEIEVECQEEIFKAKGKIVLQDGWKLFENCFKNKDRMAIVDPDQEMKERMPKVTQGQTFYAVDAEKTEHFTSPPKPYSEDTLLAAMETAGNKEFDEDTEKKGLGTPATRAGIIEKLVYSQYATRKGKQIIPTDDGKVLVEILPDFLKSASMTAEWENQLLLMEHGEIAPEQFMTGIKNMLTMMLNGCDAISEEETRRFQTRESIGTCPVCGSLVYESKTNFYCSNHDCHFALWKDNRYLQSMEKNMDKKMAAELLKSGCVHVKDLYSRKKNMYFEADLHMDADETGRVKFSLSFPKKKPKNKSKKK, encoded by the coding sequence ATGTATTTAGTAATTGCAGAAAAACCAAGTGTATCAAGAGCAATCGCAGAAGTGATTGGAGCACAGGAACGAGAAGACGGATATTTACAAGGAACCGACTGTATGGTCAGCTGGTGCTTCGGACATCTGGCCGAATATGTTTCACCGGATGCTTACGATGAGAAATTTAACCAGTGGAGATATGAAGATCTCCCGATCATCCCGAAAGACTGGAAAGTTACAGTCTCAGAAGATAAGAAAGATCAGTTCTATATCTTAAAAAGACTGCTCAACAGTCCGGAAATTGAATACGTCGTAAATGCCTGTGATGCCGGACGTGAAGGAGAATTAATCTTCAAACATGTCTATGACTTATCCGGAAGTAAAAAGCCGGTGAAACGATTATGGATCAGTTCTCTGGAAGATTCAGCAATCCTTGATGGAATGCAGCATCTGAGATCCGCAGAGGAATACCGACATCTGGCCGAAGCTGCTGTATGCCGTTCTCAGGCTGACTGGCTGGTAGGAATGAATGCAACCAGAGCTTACACCACAAAGTACTTCAAAAAGCTGACCGTTGGAAGGGTTCAGACACCGACACTTGCCATGTTGGTGGAACGTGCCGGACAGATCAGCAATTTCCAGAAAGAAAAGTATTTCAATGTGGAACTCGATTGTGATGGAATTCCGGCTGTAAAGCCAAAAATCTTTGATCCGGATGAGGCGGAACAGTTAAGAAGTAGATGCCAGGGAAGTGAAGCTATTGTCACAGCAGTAAAAGAAACGGAAAAGAAAGTAAAAGCACCAAAGCTTTATGATCTGACCACACTGCAGAGAGAAGCAAACCGTATCTACGGAATGACAGCCAAACAGACACTGGATACCGCTCAGAGCCTGTATGAAAAGAAACTGATCACTTATCCAAGAACGGACAGCCAGTATCTGACCGAAGATATGGAGCAGACCGCAAGAAATGTGGTTCGTCAGATTTATGAGAAATATCAACTAACAGGTCCGTTTGATCAGCCGGAGCAGCCAGATGTGAAGAAAGTCATGAATAACAGCAAGGTGACAGATCACCATGCAATCATTCCAACGATGGAACTTGCATCCTGCCATCTGGATGAATTGAAATCCTGGGAAGAAAAGATTCTTTTCCTGATTGCAGTCCATACGGTCATGGCAATGAGTAAGGATCACATTTACCAGGAGACAGAGATTGAAGTGGAATGCCAGGAAGAAATCTTCAAAGCAAAAGGAAAGATTGTCCTGCAGGATGGATGGAAACTCTTTGAAAACTGCTTCAAAAATAAGGATCGCATGGCAATCGTAGATCCGGATCAGGAAATGAAAGAGAGGATGCCGAAAGTAACCCAGGGACAGACTTTCTATGCTGTGGATGCAGAAAAGACAGAGCATTTTACATCTCCACCGAAACCATACAGCGAAGATACTCTCCTTGCGGCAATGGAAACTGCTGGAAATAAGGAATTCGATGAAGACACAGAAAAGAAAGGATTAGGAACTCCGGCAACAAGAGCCGGTATCATCGAGAAACTGGTCTATTCCCAATATGCCACCCGAAAAGGAAAACAGATTATTCCAACAGATGATGGAAAAGTCCTTGTGGAGATCCTGCCAGACTTTCTGAAATCTGCAAGTATGACTGCAGAATGGGAAAATCAGCTGCTTTTGATGGAGCATGGAGAGATTGCACCGGAACAGTTTATGACCGGGATCAAAAACATGCTGACCATGATGCTGAATGGATGCGATGCGATTTCCGAAGAAGAAACAAGAAGATTTCAGACCAGAGAAAGCATTGGAACATGTCCGGTATGTGGAAGCCTGGTATATGAAAGCAAAACCAACTTCTATTGTAGCAACCATGATTGTCACTTTGCTCTCTGGAAAGATAACCGCTATCTGCAGAGCATGGAAAAAAACATGGATAAAAAGATGGCTGCAGAACTTCTGAAAAGTGGATGTGTGCATGTAAAAGATCTGTATTCCAGAAAGAAAAATATGTACTTTGAGGCAGATCTTCATATGGATGCAGATGAAACCGGAAGGGTGAAATTTTCTTTATCCTTTCCAAAAAAGAAACCAAAAAACAAAAGCAAAAAGAAATAA
- a CDS encoding CD1107 family mobile element protein has translation MVKWKKMNKKMAGLLLGVMMLFTASTTAFAYVDESAEASKVETTQTEQSTDKEEKKDEATNTNEVLPEDGTDKGTAFTTPGNGEVKDDITDDSTKEFLTVTTKNNNTFYIVIDRSATSQNVYMLSQIDENDLSEFLDKDSTATVVTPQPDKSKVVLDETNNEDVDKEATIDPEKTASAKTNMGAMATILILALGGVAAYYYFKIYKPKKEEDEDDQPEGLETGGLEEVPDEEESEDEDFEENEK, from the coding sequence ATGGTGAAATGGAAGAAAATGAATAAGAAAATGGCAGGACTGCTGTTGGGAGTCATGATGCTTTTTACAGCATCAACCACAGCATTTGCCTATGTGGATGAATCGGCAGAGGCATCCAAAGTAGAGACAACTCAGACGGAACAGTCAACAGACAAAGAAGAGAAAAAGGACGAGGCGACAAACACAAACGAGGTGCTGCCGGAAGATGGAACAGACAAGGGAACTGCATTTACGACACCTGGCAATGGTGAAGTCAAGGATGACATTACCGATGATTCCACAAAGGAATTTCTTACGGTTACAACGAAGAATAACAACACTTTCTATATCGTGATCGACCGTAGTGCCACATCACAGAATGTCTATATGTTATCCCAGATTGATGAGAATGATCTGTCCGAATTTCTGGATAAAGACAGCACTGCTACTGTCGTAACACCACAGCCAGATAAATCAAAGGTAGTGCTGGATGAAACAAATAATGAGGATGTAGACAAGGAAGCTACCATTGATCCGGAGAAAACAGCATCTGCAAAAACCAATATGGGTGCAATGGCAACAATCCTGATTTTGGCTCTCGGCGGTGTGGCAGCTTACTACTACTTCAAGATCTATAAACCTAAAAAAGAGGAAGATGAGGATGATCAGCCGGAAGGTTTGGAAACAGGTGGACTGGAAGAAGTTCCGGATGAGGAAGAGTCTGAAGACGAAGATTTTGAAGAAAATGAAAAATAA
- a CDS encoding DUF4315 family protein has protein sequence MNKKIKKYLDEIAKTEKKIADLQQYLRGVQAALKQEEDNEMIRCIRGMKMENDQLYDLLDGIQSGKVKFQVSRESDDEGSGSFVFTEENKEEYQNGEMEENE, from the coding sequence TTGAATAAAAAGATAAAAAAATATCTGGATGAGATTGCCAAGACAGAGAAAAAGATCGCGGATCTGCAGCAATATCTTAGGGGTGTCCAGGCTGCATTAAAGCAGGAAGAGGACAATGAGATGATCAGGTGCATCCGTGGTATGAAGATGGAGAATGATCAGTTATATGATCTTTTGGATGGTATCCAGAGTGGAAAAGTTAAATTTCAGGTAAGCAGGGAGTCTGACGATGAAGGTTCAGGCTCCTTTGTATTCACAGAAGAAAATAAGGAGGAATATCAGAATGGTGAAATGGAAGAAAATGAATAA